One segment of Rosa chinensis cultivar Old Blush chromosome 6, RchiOBHm-V2, whole genome shotgun sequence DNA contains the following:
- the LOC121049909 gene encoding F-box protein At3g07870-like has protein sequence MLIGKKRKLLRVPSLTRKPDQRQELQPNFPCRFHSLPQVLVTHILSSLCFKTVAICRCVCKAWLSITSAPKFAHLHYSKSIGTLGFLNQALNVTYIKEAACAASDKYIELTFEDILRERFPSTSIYSQFINSCNGFICLQGNQTRSIRDEKRFYVCNPVTGEFITIPLPKEKYIESDAFVGLGFSAVTNEYKVLQTSTSVYDREEKKAEIYTIGSRGVWRSIGKAPVQHVELPMNSYLHGALHWAPSLSVFSSTGECIHSFDFEKEEFRRLPLPSCVVHVEESWYGEKAWKLGVLQGCLFLGVPGEDHYNECDVWVMKDYGVQESWTKVFVIKNLLLETLCRPYFEPLMFLSDGSILISFCNEVLISYNQETESYLKIQGYLGRITAYHPSFVSLCTVSNGADVERIRDSKMYDKLCAESYDDSAVYEVVPPHDSEKRNTCSDQSAFVEGLSKATKSSLDSPWRIGTQCARCDGNLGYVFRGKGFAVCENCFNKGSF, from the exons ATGTTGATAGGAAAGAAACGAAAGCTTCTTCGCGTACCGTCACTAACAAGGAAACCAGATCAGAGACAAGAACTGCAACCTAATTTTCCATGCAGATTCCATTCACTCCCACAAGTCTTGGTAACTCATATTCTCTCAAGTCTTTGTTTCAAGACGGTCGCCATATGCAGGTGCGTTTGCAAAGCATGGCTTTCTATTACTTCCGCCCCCAAATTTGCCCATCTCCACTATTCAAAATCTATCGGCACCCTTGGTTTTTTGAACCAAGCCTTGAATGTCACCTACATAAAAGAAGCAGCATGTGCTGCTTCTGATAAGTACATAGAACTGACTTTCGAGGATATCTTAAGAGAGAGGTTTCCCAGTACTTCTATTTATTCTCAGTTTATAAATTCGTGCAATGGTTTCATTTGTTTACaaggaaatcaaacaaggagtaTTAGAGATGAGAAGAGGTTTTATGTGTGCAACCCGGTTACGGGCGAGTTCATCACTATCCCGCTACCTAAGGAAAAGTATATAGAATCGGATGCATTTGTGGGACTTGGTTTTAGCGCTGTGACCAATGAGTACAAGGTGTTGCAAACGAGCACCTCCGTTTACGACCGGGAGGAGAAAAAGGCTGAGATTTATACAATCGGTAGTAGAGGAGTGTGGAGAAGTATTGGAAAGGCTCCTGTGCAACATGTTGAATTACCTATGAATTCTTATTTGCACGGAGCTCTTCATTGGGCTCCATCGCTTTCGGTTTTTTCTTCTACAGGCGAGTGTATACATTCTTTCGACTTTGAAAAAGAGGAGTTTCGACGACTACCCCTACCAAGCTGCGTTGTACACGTGGAGGAGTCATGGTACGGGGAGAAGGCATGGAAGTTGGGGGTGCTACAAGGTTGTCTCTTTTTAGGTGTGCCGGGTGAAGATCATTATAACGAATGTGACGTGTGGGTTATGAAGGATTACGGTGTTCAAGAGTCTTGGACTAAAGTTTTTGTTATAAAAAACTTGCTCCTGGAGACATTGTGTAGACCATATTTTGAACCGCTTATGTTTTTGAGTGATGGGAGCATTCTAATATCATTTTGTAAtgaagttttgatttcttataacCAAGAAACGGAGAGTTACTTGAAAATCCAAGGTTACTTGGGAAGGATAACTGCTTACCATCCAAGCTTTGTTTCCCTTTGCACTGTTTCAAATGGAGCGGATGTTGAAAG GATAAGAGATAGTAAGATGTACGACAAGTTGTGTGCTGAATCTTATGATGACTCTGCTGTTTATGAGGTGGTGCCACCCCACGATTCCGAAAAACGTAACACCTGCTCCGACCAGTCTGCTTTTGTAGAGGGTCTTTCTAAGGCCACAAAATCCTCT CTGGATTCCCCTTGGAGGATTGGGACTCAATGTGCTCGATGTGATGGGAACCTGGGTTATGTTTTCAGAGGCAAGGGGTTCGCAGTGTGTGAAAATTGCTTCAACAAAGGTTCCTTCTGA
- the LOC112173330 gene encoding WD repeat-containing protein ATCSA-1 produces the protein MWREIGDREAGKLRPSSFSNRVKSNRIQTLQLSNQKEIVSPHRGAINSLQVDLTEGRYLLSGASDASAAVYDIQRGTDYEGGGAISKHKAIFVVDKQHENGHKYAVSSAVWYPVDTGLFVTGSYDHHINVWDTNTTQVVMNFKMPGKVYRTAMSSLATSHMLIAAGTEDVQVRLCDIASGAFAHTLSGHRDGVMTVEWSTSSEWVLVTGGCDGAIRFWDIRRAGCFLVLDQSQSQLGRRPPVLQRSATNKGSTAKPLLASQSSFAKARAQQRKHTNGNGAKSSTSKIPVKGSMKQRLHPGMLSSQDRATAHYGAVTGLKVTDDGMYLLSAGSDSRLRLWDVESGCNTLVNFETVRLQTSKPIQLATSPNSPLAFVPCMTAVKAFDMWSGRTALTFRGHYEHVNCCWFSLQDQELYTGGNDRQILVWSPSRLISDEDEGPVKDEDNWSD, from the exons ATGTGGCGGGAAATCGGCGACAGAGAAGCGGGGAAGCTCCGCCCAAGTTCGTTCTCGAATCGGGTCAAGTCAAATCGGATCCAGACGCTCCAGCTCTCCAATCAGAAAGAAATCGTCTCCCCTCACCGAGGCGCCATCAACTCTCTCCAG GTCGATTTGACGGAGGGGCGGTACTTGTTGTCCGGCGCCTCCGACGCGTCGGCCGCCGTGTACGACATCCAGCGCGGCACGGATTACGAGGGCGGCGGTGCTATTTCGAAGCACAAGGCGATATTCGTGGTGGATAAGCAACATGAGAACGGGCACAAGTATGCGGTGTCGTCGGCGGTTTGGTATCCGGTTGACACCGGACTATTTGTGACGGGTTCTTATGATCATCATATTAACGTGTGGGATACGAACACGACTCAGGTGGTGATGAATTTCAAAATGCCTGGGAAGGTTTATAGGACTGCCATGTCTTCCTTGGCAACTTCTCATATGTTGATTGCTGCTGGAACTGAAGATGTGCAAGTTCGGCTCTGTGATATTGCTTCCGGGGCATTTGCTCACACTCTGTCTGGTCACCGCG ATGGTGTAATGACAGTGGAATGGTCTACTTCTAGTGAGTGGGTTTTGGTTACTGGGGGATGTGATGGTGCAATTCGTTTTTGGGACATTAGACGTGCTggatgttttcttgttttagaTCAGTCCCAGTCTCAGCTTGGGAGGCGCCCTCCAGTCCTGCAACGCTCTGCCACAAATaag GGTTCAACAGCTAAGCCCTTGTTAGCTAGTCAAAGCTCATTTGCAAAAGCACGGGCACAACAAAGGAAACATACTAATGGAAATGGTGCAAAATCATCCACCAGTAAAATCCCAGTAAAGGGATCTATGAAGCAAAGATTACATCCAGGAATGTTGTCTAGTCAGGATCGTGCTACTGCTCATTATGGTGCCGTTACTGGGTTAAAAGTTACTGATGACGGCATGTATCTACTAAGTGCAG GTTCTGATTCAAGACTAAGATTGTGGGATGTCGAATCTGGCTGCAATACTTTGGTGAACTTTGAAACTGTGCGCCTGCAGACAAGCAAACCCATACAGTTAGCCACAAGCCCGAATTCACCACTTGCTTTTGTTCCATGCATGACAGCTGTGAAG GCATTCGATATGTGGTCAGGCAGGACGGCCCTGACATTTCGTGGTCACTATGAACATGTGAACTGTTGCTGGTTTAGTTTGCAAGATCAG GAACTGTACACAGGTGGCAATGATAGACAAATTCTAGTATGGTCACCATCCAGATTGATTTCCGATGAG GATGAAGGACCTGTTAAGGATGAGGATAACTGGAGTGATTGA
- the LOC112173486 gene encoding mitochondrial outer membrane protein porin 2 has product MSTKGPVLFSDIGKRARDLLNKDYSSDQKISITTYSDTGLAINSSLAKKGGLSLGDVAAQYKYKKATVDIKADTETTVSTKLTVTNVLPSTKAIASVKFPDYKSGKLEAQYLHEHASFTTAVGLNKSPAVDFSATIGTPTITFGAEASYSTASRRFTKYTAGVSLSKPDSSASVILADKGDSIKASYLHHLSKLNGGAVVGEVSRRFSTNENTLTVGGSFVVDPQTTVKARLNNHGNLAALLHHELSPKSTFTFSGALDTKTLQKEPKFGLALSLKP; this is encoded by the exons ATGTCAACCAAAGGCCCTGTTCTCTTCTCTGACATTGGCAAAAGAGCCAGAG ATTTGCTCAACAAGGATTACAGCTCTGACCAGAAGATCAGCATCACCACTTACAGTGACACTGGCCTT GCCATCAACTCCTCCTTGGCCAAGAAAGGGGGTCTCTCTCTTGGGGATGTAGCAGCTCAGTACAAATACAAGAAAGCTACGGTTGATATCAAAGCCGATACAGAAACAACT GTCTCAACAAAACTCACCGTTACAAACGTCCTGCCTTCAACAAAAGCCATTGCTTCAGTCAAATTCCCTGACTACAAATCTGGCAAG TTGGAAGCACAATATCTTCATGAACATGCATCTTTCACAACAGCTGTTGGTTTGAACAAGTCCCCTGCCGTTGACTTTTCAGCAACCATCGGTACCCCCACCATTACTTTTGGAGCAGAAGCTAGTTACTCGACAGCTTCCAGAAGATTCACTAAATATACTGCTGGTGTTAGCTTGTCAAAGCCAGATTCCTCCGCTTCAGTAATTCT GGCTGACAAAGGAGACTCGATTAAGGCATCATACCTGCATCATCTAAGCAAGCTGAATGGGGGTGCTGTTGTGGGAGAGGTAAGTAGAAGGTTTTCCACAAATGAGAACACACTCACAGTTGGAGGTTCGTTTGTGGTTGACCCTCAGACTACAGTAAAGGCAAGGCTTAACAACCATGGGAATCTTGCAGCTCTTTTGCATCATGAGCTTAGTCCCAAATCCACCTTCACATTCTCTGGTGCCTTGGACACAAAGACCTTACAAAAGGAGCCGAAATTTGGTTTGGCACTCTCCCTCAAGCCTTGA
- the LOC112171815 gene encoding increased DNA methylation 1, whose translation MPRKRKVPMLPVAVEPQICPEAVRWWMNGVAKYEKKSVKVREKARKHMSAMGWKFWHARLQGDKPVEFRYQSPAGKLYYSLKTACKACVDLDLTGFESIGSNSSDPNSPMEESKEPKSWINSPETKPKKRGRKKKIDLLMAKKRGRKRKTDLLTCDPSYDPIEDCKESKSCTNFSQSKPKKRGRKRKIDLVTPEEEQESLEISPKHKPGKVLAELKRLRLEDEPKLQIRSPRTILSSLIDNKVVMLHAKVYYRGRSGGSPLATGQVIREGIMCDCCAKVFALTAFEAHAGSTNHRPGANIVFEEDGRTISDCQRLMKSFKDEKKVVKSSNKIDKTDDLCSVCHNEGELILCDRCPSAFHTSCLRLSEVSDGDWFCPACCCGICGGGKLEQGTIPGEIRKCDQCERKYHVGCLRNNEVVCEQNWFCSSKCQNILFGLKGLLGRPILVGDNNLTWTLLKSSSTNRADSRETQKKLRSALNVLHKCFEPSIDPYTQRDLVEDIVLNRESNLRRLNFRGFYTVVLERNKEVICAATVRIYGEVAEIPLVATMFRHRRLGMCRILMNELEKQLKKLGVERLVLPSAPAALDTWTNTSIGFSKMPEAEKQQFINYFFLYFQGTVMCHKFLKQRSATTEATIPEENMELDESSGGVSIITQAED comes from the coding sequence atgccgagaaaaagaaaagtaccAATGCTTCCAGTCGCCGTGGAACCCCAGATCTGCCCGGAGGCAGTCCGGTGGTGGATGAACGGCGTCGCCAAGTATGAGAAGAAATCTGTGAAGGTGCGTGAGAAGGCCAGAAAACACATGTCGGCCATGGGCTGGAAATTTTGGCACGCAAGGCTTCAGGGAGATAAACCGGTCGAGTTTAGGTACCAATCTCCGGCCGGGAAATTATACTACTCGCTTAAAACGGCTTGCAAAGCCTGCGTTGACCTAGACCTCACTGGTTTCGAAAGCATCGGTTCAAATAGTTCTGATCCTAATTCTCCTATGGAAGAATCTAAGGAACCAAAATCTTGGATTAATTCCCCCGAAACGAAGccaaaaaagagaggaaggaagaagaagattgatttATTGATGgcaaaaaagagaggaaggaaGAGGAAAACTGATTTATTAACGTGTGATCCTAGTTATGATCCTATCGAAGATTGTAAGGAATCAAAATCCTGTACTAATTTCTCCCAATCAAAGccaaaaaagagaggaagaaagagGAAGATTGATTTAGTAACGCCGGAGGAGGAACAAGAGAGTCTTGAAATTAGTCCTAAGCATAAACCAGGGAAGGTTCTTGCGGAGTTGAAGAGGCTTAGACTTGAAGACGAGCCAAAGTTACAGATTCGAAGTCCGAGAACAATTCTTTCTTCTTTGATAGACAACAAGGTTGTTATGCTACATGCTAAAGTGTACTACCGTGGGAGAAGCGGTGGCAGTCCACTGGCCACGGGCCAAGTTATTCGTGAGGGGATCATGTGTGATTGTTGCGCTAAGGTGTTTGCTCTCACTGCTTTTGAAGCACATGCTGGTAGCACAAATCATAGGCCGGGTGCCAATATCGTTTTCGAGGAAGATGGGAGGACGATTTCGGATTGCCAACGACTGATGAAGAGTTTTAAGGATGAGAAGAAGGTGGTGAAGAGTAGTAATAAGATTGACAAGACTGATGATTTATGCAGTGTGTGTCATAATGAGGGTGAGCTGATTCTGTGTGATAGATGTCCTTCTGCATTCCATACTAGCTGTTTGCGTTTGAGTGAAGTGTCAGATGGCGATTGGTTCTGCCCGGCGTGTTGTTGTGGAATCTGTGGCGGTGGAAAACTTGAACAAGGAACTATTCCTGGTGAGATTAGGAAATGTGATCAGTGTGAGCGTAAGTACCATGTTGGTTGCTTGAGAAACAATGAAGTGGTTTGTGAACAGAATTGGTTTTGTAGTAGTAAATGTCAAAATATTCTGTTTGGGCTGAAAGGGCTTTTGGGACGGCCAATTTTAGTGGGTGACAACAATCTCACTTGGACACTATTGAAGTCTTCCTCCACTAATAGGGCAGACTCCAGAGAAACTCAGAAAAAGCTCAGGTCGGCTCTTAATGTGTTGCATAAGTGTTTTGAGCCTTCTATTGATCCATACACACAAAGGGACCTCGTCGAAGACATTGTTTTAAATAGAGAGTCGAATCTGAGGCGCTTGAATTTCCGAGGGTTTTACACTGTGGTTTTAGAGAGGAATAAGGAAGTGATTTGTGCGGCTACTGTGAGGATCTATGGGGAAGTGGCAGAAATACCTCTTGTGGCCACTATGTTCCGACACAGGAGACTTGGGATGTGTCGGATTTTGATGAATGAGCTGGAAAAACAGCTCAAGAAGTTGGGAGTTGAGAGACTGGTTTTGCCTTCTGCTCCTGCTGCACTGGATACATGGACTAACACTTCGATTGGGTTTTCGAAGATGCCTGAAGCTGAAAAACAACAGTTTATCAATTATTTTTTCCTGTATTTTCAAGGCACTGTCATGTGTCATAAATTTTTGAAGCAGAGGAGTGCTACAACAGAAGCAACAATCCCAGAAGAAAACATGGAACTTGATGAGTCTTCAGGTGGCGTCTCTATAATAACACAGGCAGAAGATTGA
- the LOC112173895 gene encoding F-box/kelch-repeat protein At5g43190 produces MFSKPHCFQMNQIASPMSKSPMSSPEMDAGIWSNLPEELLDRILSMLPLKTFMVLRSTCKHFKSLLFSPTFISKHSSSNSSPFSSFLMLSQPQCYPDFPLYDSQLCAWRSFALSLSELLPCAAGPVSLLSISNGLLCFSLPSSSSFVVCNFLTKSSRVIQYPTYPFHFELLTLVSTPVGYNIFMLSSESSTKTRTFVYDSKVQSWQNLISLDTILSDNHHQEGVHFNGSLYFSTPEPFSIVNFNLESGKWERHNTELPGELVFVRLVSDEGKGKMYLIGGIGRNGISRRMKIWELCEGKNWVEIESVPEMMCRKIMSVCYHNYEHLYCFWHQGLICVCCYAWPEILYYKVSRRTWHWLPKSPLVPERWACGFRWFSFVPELYASV; encoded by the coding sequence ATGTTCTCAAAGCCCCACTGTTTTCAGATGAATCAAATAGCATCTCCCATGTCCAAGTCTCCAATGAGCTCGCCGGAGATGGACGCCGGAATATGGAGCAACTTACCGGAGGAACTCCTGGATCGTATTCTCTCCATGCTGCCTCTCAAAACCTTCATGGTTCTGAGATCAACTTGCAAGCATTTCAAGTCTCTGTTATTCTCTCCCACTTTCATTTCCAAGCACTCTTCCTCCAATTCCTCacccttctcttcttttctcatgCTTTCTCAACCGCAGTGCTATCCCGACTTCCCTCTCTACGACTCGCAGCTCTGCGCGTGGCGCAGCTTCGCTCTTTCACTCTCGGAATTGCTACCCTGCGCTGCAGGACCAGTCTCTCTGCTCTCCATCTCCAATGGGCTGCTCTGTTTCTCTCTGCCCAGCTCGTCTTCCTTTGTTGTCTGTAACTTCTTGACCAAGTCATCGAGAGTGATCCAATACCCTACCTACCCTTTTCATTTTGAGCTGCTTACTCTGGTTTCCACTCCAGTTGGGTACAATATTTTCATGCTCTCTTCTGAGTCTTCCACCAAGACTAGAACCTTTGTATATGATTCGAAGGTCCAGTCTTGGCAAAATTTAATCTCATTGGATACAATTCTCAGTGACAATCATCATCAAGAAGGTGTTCATTTCAATGGGTCTCTCTACTTTTCGACCCCGGAGCCATTCTCTATTGTCAACTTTAATTTGGAGAGTGGTAAATGGGAGAGACACAATACTGAACTCCCCGGAGAGCTCGTTTTTGTTCGATTAGTGAGTGATGAAGGAAAAGGGAAGATGTATTTGATTGGTGGGATTGGTAGGAATGGGATTTCAAGGAGAATGAAAATCTGGGAACTGTGTGAAGGAAAGAATTGGGTGGAGATTGAGAGTGTGCCTGAAATGATGTGCAGAAAGATAATGTCAGTTTGTTACCATAATTACGAGCATCTCTATTGCTTTTGGCATCAGGGTTTAATCTGTGTTTGCTGCTATGCGTGGCCTGAGATTTTGTATTACAAGGTTTCCAGGAGGACTTGGCATTGGCTCCCCAAAAGCCCTTTGGTGCCGGAAAGATGGGCTTGTGGCTTCAGGTGGTTTTCTTTTGTGCCGGAGTTGTATGCTTCAGTGTGA